Proteins from one Chitinophaga oryzae genomic window:
- the rho gene encoding transcription termination factor Rho — translation MYDILQLNDMLVPELLDIAEKLDVPNAKKLNKQDLIYKILDKQAVMASEDNQSNGEEKKARKRKPVKKEEAHQETEEPSSAAEEKPAAKKSTKKVSGSKTKEVEAEPAPAPAAKSKIKDFDIDLDSIPSLTFDDDDDIIIPAFTEDEAEEEEEAAPVPALEEEEEDDDFVMPEGLDPVVPAAQKQRYPKKDVAFNIEFDGVILSEGVLEMMPDGYGFLRSSDYNYLSSPDDIYVSPSQIKLFGLKTGDTVNGSVRPPKEGEKYFALLKVETINGKSPEEVRDRVPFDYLTPLFPFEKLKLTTTSNNYSTRIMDMFTPIGKGQRGLIVAQPKVGKTMLLKEVANAIATNHPEIYLMVVLIDERPEEVTDMERSVKAEVIASTFDEPAEKHVKVSAIALQKAKRLVECGHDVVILLDSITRLARAHNTVAPASGKVLSGGVEANAMQKPKQFFGAARKIEHGGSLTILATALIDTGSKMDEVIFEEFKGTGNMELALDRKLANKRIFPAIDVSASSTRRDDLLLDKDALKRIHILRNHLADMNTDESMHFMLQHMRGTKNNEEFLISMNG, via the coding sequence ATGTACGACATCTTACAATTGAACGACATGCTCGTTCCTGAGCTGCTTGACATTGCAGAGAAGCTTGATGTTCCCAACGCGAAAAAATTGAACAAACAGGACCTGATCTACAAAATTCTGGACAAACAAGCAGTGATGGCCTCAGAAGATAACCAGTCCAACGGAGAAGAGAAAAAAGCACGCAAACGCAAACCTGTAAAGAAAGAAGAAGCGCATCAAGAGACTGAAGAACCCTCCTCCGCCGCGGAAGAAAAACCAGCCGCTAAAAAATCTACCAAAAAAGTTTCCGGAAGCAAAACAAAAGAAGTGGAAGCAGAACCCGCTCCCGCTCCGGCAGCTAAATCCAAAATAAAAGATTTCGATATAGACCTGGACAGCATTCCTTCGCTCACTTTTGACGATGATGATGATATCATCATTCCTGCTTTCACCGAAGATGAAGCGGAAGAAGAAGAGGAAGCAGCACCTGTTCCGGCACTGGAAGAAGAAGAGGAGGACGATGATTTTGTGATGCCGGAAGGTCTGGACCCGGTTGTTCCTGCTGCGCAGAAACAGCGCTATCCTAAAAAGGACGTAGCTTTTAACATTGAGTTCGACGGTGTGATCCTGAGTGAAGGCGTACTGGAAATGATGCCCGACGGCTATGGTTTCCTCCGCTCCTCTGATTATAACTACCTGAGCTCCCCGGATGATATTTATGTATCTCCTTCCCAGATCAAACTGTTTGGCCTGAAAACCGGTGACACTGTGAACGGTTCCGTTCGTCCGCCGAAAGAAGGAGAGAAGTATTTTGCACTGCTGAAAGTGGAAACCATCAACGGCAAGTCGCCGGAAGAAGTACGCGACCGTGTGCCTTTCGACTACCTGACGCCGCTGTTCCCCTTCGAGAAACTGAAGCTCACCACCACGTCCAATAACTACTCCACCCGTATCATGGATATGTTTACCCCTATCGGTAAAGGACAGCGCGGCCTCATCGTAGCGCAGCCGAAAGTGGGTAAAACCATGCTGCTGAAAGAAGTAGCCAACGCCATCGCCACCAACCACCCCGAAATCTATCTGATGGTGGTGCTGATCGATGAACGTCCGGAAGAGGTGACCGATATGGAACGCAGCGTAAAAGCGGAAGTTATCGCCTCTACGTTCGACGAACCGGCAGAAAAACACGTGAAAGTGTCTGCTATCGCTTTGCAGAAAGCAAAACGCCTGGTAGAATGCGGCCACGATGTAGTGATCCTGCTCGACTCCATCACCCGTCTGGCAAGAGCCCACAATACCGTTGCCCCTGCCTCCGGCAAGGTGCTGAGCGGTGGCGTGGAAGCCAACGCCATGCAGAAACCCAAACAATTCTTCGGCGCCGCCCGTAAAATAGAACACGGCGGTTCCCTTACCATTCTGGCCACTGCCCTGATTGATACAGGTTCCAAAATGGACGAGGTGATCTTCGAAGAGTTTAAAGGTACCGGTAACATGGAGCTGGCGCTGGACCGCAAACTGGCCAACAAACGTATCTTCCCGGCAATCGACGTATCTGCGTCTTCTACCCGCCGCGACGATCTGCTGCTCGACAAGGACGCGCTCAAACGTATCCACATCCTGCGCAATCACCTGGCAGACATGAATACAGACGAATCCATGCACTTCATGCTGCAGCATATGCGTGGTACCAAAAACAACGAAGAATTCCTGATCTCCATGAACGGATAA
- the asnS gene encoding asparagine--tRNA ligase has translation MSQRLKVKQILSDDKTHYEATVKGWVRSFRNNQFIALNDGSTNNNLQIVIDAENTDAALLKRITTGAAISAAGQVIPSMGKGQRVELKAETLEILGDCDPEKYPLQLKNKPSLEYLREIAHLRFRTNTFGAIFRIRHSLAFAVHKFFNDRGFVYLHTPIVTASDAEGAGEMFRVTTLDMKNPPRTEAGEIDYKEDFFGRSTNLTVSGQLEGELGAMAFGEIYTFGPTFRAENSNTARHLAEFWMIEPEMAFYALEDNMDLAEAFIKSLISHILEHNREDLDFLATRLAEEEKQKPQQERSDMGLIEKLEFVLHNEFVRITYTEAIDILKDSKPNRNKKFQYLIEGWGADLQSEHERYLVEKHFRKPVILTDYPKEIKSFYMKLNDDNKTVRAMDILFPGIGEIVGGSQREEDYDKLVQRMQDMHVPVDELSWYLDTRRFGTAPHSGFGLGFERMMLFVTGMTNIRDVIPFPRTPKSAEF, from the coding sequence ATGAGCCAGAGACTGAAAGTCAAACAAATCTTGTCAGACGACAAGACGCATTATGAAGCAACGGTAAAAGGTTGGGTGCGGTCTTTCCGTAACAACCAGTTTATAGCTTTAAACGACGGCTCTACCAATAATAATTTACAGATCGTTATCGATGCAGAAAACACCGATGCTGCCCTGCTGAAAAGGATCACCACCGGCGCTGCCATCAGCGCTGCCGGCCAGGTTATCCCTTCCATGGGTAAAGGTCAGCGTGTGGAATTGAAAGCCGAAACGCTCGAAATACTGGGCGACTGCGACCCGGAAAAATATCCGCTGCAGCTGAAAAACAAGCCCAGCCTGGAATACCTGCGCGAGATCGCCCACCTGCGTTTCCGCACCAACACTTTCGGCGCCATCTTCAGAATCCGCCATTCGCTGGCCTTCGCGGTACACAAGTTCTTTAACGACCGCGGTTTTGTATACCTGCATACCCCCATCGTCACTGCGTCTGACGCAGAAGGCGCGGGCGAAATGTTCCGGGTAACCACCCTCGACATGAAAAACCCGCCCCGCACGGAAGCCGGCGAGATCGATTATAAAGAAGACTTTTTCGGCAGGTCTACTAACCTTACCGTGTCCGGCCAGCTGGAAGGGGAACTCGGCGCCATGGCCTTCGGTGAAATTTACACCTTCGGCCCTACTTTCCGCGCTGAGAACTCCAACACCGCCCGCCACCTCGCTGAGTTCTGGATGATTGAACCGGAAATGGCCTTCTATGCTCTGGAAGATAACATGGACCTCGCTGAAGCGTTCATCAAATCGCTCATCAGCCATATCCTGGAGCATAACCGCGAAGACCTCGACTTCCTCGCTACCCGCCTGGCAGAAGAGGAAAAACAGAAACCACAGCAGGAACGCAGTGACATGGGCCTGATCGAAAAACTGGAATTTGTGCTGCACAACGAATTCGTCCGCATCACCTATACTGAAGCGATCGACATTCTGAAAGACAGCAAACCCAACAGGAACAAGAAGTTCCAGTATCTCATCGAAGGATGGGGCGCCGATCTCCAGAGCGAACATGAACGTTATCTTGTAGAGAAACATTTCAGGAAACCGGTGATCCTTACCGACTACCCGAAAGAAATCAAATCTTTCTACATGAAGCTCAACGACGATAACAAAACCGTTCGCGCCATGGACATCCTGTTCCCCGGCATCGGTGAAATCGTGGGCGGCTCCCAGCGTGAAGAGGACTATGACAAACTGGTGCAGCGCATGCAGGACATGCACGTACCGGTAGATGAACTGTCCTGGTATCTCGACACCCGCCGCTTTGGTACCGCACCCCACTCCGGTTTCGGTCTCGGCTTCGAACGCATGATGCTGTTCGTAACCGGTATGACTAACATCAGGGACGTAATACCTTTCCCCAGAACACCGAAGAGCGCTGAATTCTAA
- a CDS encoding ExbD/TolR family protein produces MAEMNTDAPKGRHGSKNTRSSKKSTRVDMTPMVDLGFLLITFFMLTTTLAQPKTMQLLMPRTDSDPMSLPAKKALTVILGPEGRIAWYEGMGNDPAAPPQVSYTSFANHNGIRDVIIRKKEAVYRATRKNDLMVLIKADKQARYENVVDIMDEMLINQVDRYAIVDISRQEEGYFR; encoded by the coding sequence ATGGCTGAAATGAACACCGACGCGCCCAAGGGCCGTCATGGCAGTAAAAATACCCGCAGCAGTAAAAAATCCACCCGCGTGGATATGACGCCTATGGTAGATCTGGGCTTTCTGCTGATCACTTTTTTTATGCTTACGACCACCCTCGCCCAACCCAAGACCATGCAACTGCTGATGCCCCGCACTGACAGCGATCCCATGTCGCTCCCGGCTAAAAAAGCACTGACCGTCATCCTCGGACCGGAAGGCCGCATCGCCTGGTATGAAGGCATGGGTAATGATCCCGCAGCACCGCCGCAGGTCAGCTACACCAGCTTCGCGAATCACAACGGTATCCGCGACGTGATCATCCGGAAAAAAGAAGCCGTATACCGCGCCACCCGAAAGAATGACCTGATGGTGCTGATCAAAGCGGATAAACAGGCCCGCTATGAAAATGTGGTGGATATCATGGATGAAATGCTGATCAACCAGGTAGACCGTTATGCTATCGTGGATATCAGCCGGCAGGAAGAAGGGTACTTCAGATAA
- a CDS encoding isopenicillin N synthase family dioxygenase, giving the protein MAITHSIPSVDLADFTSGDAGRKAAFVQQLGKAYEEVGFVAVKNHGIPDELIADLYKYVQQFFQLPFDTKHKYEIPELAGQRGYTSFGKEHAKGYEAPDLKEFFQFGQTVEDSDPIGEEYPPNVQVDEVPAFTPTFFKAYRGFETSGRYLLQAIALFLGLDEKYFDDKIHNGNSILRAIHYPPIKEEPKSAIRAEQHEDINLITLLVGASADGLQILDKQNNWVPVTSLPEQIVVNVGDMLQRLTNNRLKSTTHRVVNPPREMWHTSRYSIPFFLHPKSAMRLDCLESCVTADNPLAYEPITAGEYLDERLREIGLKK; this is encoded by the coding sequence ATGGCAATAACCCACTCTATCCCCTCTGTAGATCTGGCGGACTTTACCTCTGGTGACGCCGGCCGGAAAGCAGCCTTTGTGCAGCAACTGGGAAAAGCTTACGAAGAAGTTGGTTTTGTAGCAGTAAAGAATCACGGCATTCCTGACGAGCTGATTGCTGACCTCTACAAGTATGTGCAACAGTTCTTCCAGCTGCCCTTTGACACCAAACATAAATATGAAATCCCTGAACTGGCCGGCCAGCGCGGCTACACCTCTTTTGGTAAAGAGCACGCCAAAGGGTACGAGGCGCCCGACCTGAAAGAGTTTTTCCAGTTTGGACAAACTGTGGAAGACAGCGATCCCATTGGGGAAGAATATCCGCCGAATGTACAGGTAGACGAAGTCCCGGCTTTTACGCCTACCTTCTTCAAAGCCTACCGCGGCTTTGAAACTTCCGGCAGGTACCTGTTACAGGCCATCGCCCTGTTCCTCGGACTGGACGAAAAATATTTCGACGATAAAATCCACAACGGGAACTCCATCCTGAGGGCTATCCACTACCCTCCTATCAAAGAGGAACCTAAATCAGCCATCAGGGCGGAACAACACGAAGACATCAACCTGATCACCCTGCTGGTGGGCGCTTCTGCCGACGGGTTACAGATCCTGGATAAACAAAACAACTGGGTGCCGGTTACCTCCCTGCCGGAGCAGATTGTGGTAAACGTGGGCGATATGCTGCAGCGGCTTACCAACAACCGGTTAAAATCCACTACTCACCGGGTGGTAAACCCTCCCCGCGAAATGTGGCACACTTCCCGTTATTCCATTCCTTTCTTCCTGCATCCCAAATCCGCCATGAGACTGGATTGCCTGGAAAGCTGCGTTACCGCCGACAACCCGCTGGCCTATGAACCCATCACCGCCGGCGAATACCTCGATGAACGCCTGCGCGAAATCGGATTGAAAAAATAG
- the chrA gene encoding chromate efflux transporter codes for MFLRHIPFLKAVLLHSITAYGGPQGHLAMMMKTFVYQRKDVTEQELMEYNAFCQLLPGASSSQTLTLIGYKRGGVMLAIVTLLIWITPACLMMGSLSFLLQYFDKRALQTDIFKYVQPMAVGFLAFGSVKAFRISINSLATFVIMIVAMFAAFYLKSPWTFPALIILGGIVSNFSNKRIPDISDKPKKIQWGNIWLFVVIFVLAGFLSEYARSHEWITRRPFNLFENFYRFGSLVFGGGDILIAMMLEQYVTRTKSNYMSAEELLTGAGIMRALPGPTFSISAYVGGMAMRNLGMGYQFLGCILAPIAIFLPSLLLVLFFFPIWHNLKKYVVIYRALEGINSVVVGIMWAATLILFFAIPVTWYNLLIMFTTLALLLFSRLPSPFIVIACLLMGWLL; via the coding sequence GTGTTTCTACGTCATATACCTTTTCTGAAAGCGGTGCTATTACATAGCATAACTGCCTACGGTGGCCCGCAGGGGCACCTGGCAATGATGATGAAAACATTTGTGTACCAACGAAAAGACGTTACCGAGCAGGAACTGATGGAATATAATGCCTTCTGCCAGCTCCTTCCGGGCGCATCCTCTTCCCAGACACTTACCCTTATCGGTTATAAACGCGGCGGCGTTATGCTCGCCATCGTTACCCTGCTTATCTGGATCACGCCTGCCTGTTTAATGATGGGTTCGCTTAGTTTCCTGCTGCAGTACTTCGACAAGCGCGCGTTACAGACAGATATTTTTAAATACGTACAGCCGATGGCGGTAGGCTTCCTTGCTTTCGGCAGCGTCAAAGCTTTCCGCATCAGCATCAACAGCCTGGCCACGTTCGTGATCATGATCGTCGCCATGTTTGCCGCCTTTTACCTGAAATCGCCATGGACCTTTCCGGCGCTGATCATACTGGGGGGAATTGTGTCCAACTTCAGTAACAAACGTATCCCCGACATTTCGGACAAACCTAAAAAAATACAATGGGGGAATATCTGGCTGTTTGTGGTCATTTTTGTGCTGGCTGGTTTTCTCTCTGAATATGCGCGGTCCCATGAATGGATCACCCGCCGTCCCTTTAACCTGTTTGAGAACTTCTACCGTTTCGGCAGCCTCGTTTTCGGCGGCGGCGATATCCTCATCGCCATGATGCTGGAGCAGTACGTTACCCGCACCAAGTCCAACTACATGAGCGCCGAAGAGCTGCTGACCGGCGCCGGTATCATGAGGGCCCTTCCGGGGCCGACGTTCTCCATCTCCGCCTATGTAGGCGGCATGGCCATGCGTAATCTGGGGATGGGTTACCAGTTCCTGGGCTGTATCCTGGCTCCCATCGCTATCTTCCTGCCCAGCCTTTTGCTGGTGCTCTTCTTCTTTCCCATCTGGCATAACCTGAAAAAATACGTGGTCATCTACCGGGCGTTGGAAGGGATCAACTCCGTGGTGGTAGGTATTATGTGGGCAGCCACCCTGATCCTGTTTTTCGCTATCCCGGTCACGTGGTACAACCTGCTGATCATGTTTACCACCCTGGCGCTGCTGCTGTTTAGCCGGCTGCCGTCGCCCTTTATCGTAATAGCCTGCCTGCTCATGGGCTGGCTGCTGTAA
- a CDS encoding sigma-54-dependent transcriptional regulator has translation MEGHILIIDDEDQLRKLLSRLLSLEGYTMHEAGNIRSALKILEKEDISVVLSDVKLPDGNGVELVQTIRSRFPQVETIVLTAYGNIADGVQAIKNGAFDYITKGDDNNRILPLVSKAMDKARLQFRIRDLEKKIAGKYNFDNILGNSPEINTAKELARKVAPTDMTVLLLGETGSGKEVFAHAIHEGSNRRQQPFVAVNCSAIGKDILESELFGHVAGAFTGAVKDKKGFFEEARGGTIFLDEIGEMPVELQAKLLRVLEAQEFYKVGEAKPVKTDVRVIAATNRHLEQEIAAGHFREDLFYRLSVFQISLPSLNERRKDIPLLATWFIQQFSPKLNKRLTGMSPAFLQALQQHSWKGNIRELRNVIERAAILTDTDTLDVSALPFDFQQGVDNTPSSMRLAEMERSHIIRVLAHVKGNKTRAAELLDIGLTTLYNKIREYNI, from the coding sequence TTGGAGGGCCATATACTCATTATAGACGACGAGGACCAGTTGCGGAAGCTCCTGAGCCGGTTGCTGTCACTGGAAGGTTACACCATGCATGAAGCGGGAAACATCCGCTCTGCCTTGAAAATCCTGGAGAAAGAGGACATCAGCGTGGTATTGTCAGATGTGAAGTTGCCCGATGGCAACGGGGTAGAGCTGGTGCAAACGATCCGCAGCCGCTTCCCGCAAGTGGAAACGATCGTTCTTACGGCCTACGGCAATATCGCCGATGGGGTACAGGCTATTAAGAACGGCGCATTCGATTATATCACCAAAGGAGACGACAACAACCGTATCCTCCCGCTGGTCAGCAAGGCGATGGACAAAGCCCGGCTACAGTTTCGCATCCGCGACCTGGAAAAGAAAATAGCCGGCAAATATAATTTCGACAATATCCTGGGCAATTCCCCCGAAATCAATACCGCCAAAGAACTGGCCCGCAAGGTGGCCCCTACCGACATGACAGTGCTGTTGCTGGGTGAAACCGGCTCCGGCAAAGAAGTGTTTGCCCATGCTATCCATGAGGGCAGCAACAGGCGCCAGCAGCCGTTTGTGGCGGTCAACTGCAGCGCCATTGGCAAAGACATCCTCGAAAGCGAATTGTTTGGCCACGTGGCCGGCGCCTTTACCGGAGCGGTAAAGGATAAAAAAGGTTTTTTCGAAGAAGCCCGCGGAGGCACCATTTTCCTGGACGAGATCGGGGAGATGCCGGTGGAACTGCAGGCCAAATTACTGCGGGTGCTGGAAGCGCAGGAGTTTTATAAAGTGGGAGAGGCCAAACCGGTTAAAACCGACGTAAGGGTGATCGCCGCTACCAACCGCCACCTGGAGCAGGAAATAGCGGCGGGCCATTTCCGGGAAGACCTGTTTTACCGCCTGTCGGTGTTTCAGATCTCGCTGCCCTCGCTCAACGAACGGAGAAAAGACATCCCGCTGCTCGCCACCTGGTTTATACAGCAGTTTTCCCCTAAACTGAACAAACGCCTCACCGGCATGAGCCCCGCTTTTCTACAGGCGTTGCAGCAGCATAGCTGGAAAGGCAACATCCGCGAGCTGCGGAACGTGATAGAGCGGGCCGCCATCCTTACGGACACGGATACACTGGACGTGTCTGCCCTGCCATTTGATTTCCAGCAGGGGGTGGACAATACGCCCTCGTCTATGCGGCTGGCCGAGATGGAGCGGAGCCACATCATCCGGGTACTGGCCCATGTAAAAGGCAATAAAACCAGGGCCGCAGAGCTGTTGGATATCGGCCTTACCACCTTGTACAATAAAATCAGGGAATATAATATCTGA
- a CDS encoding DUF4199 domain-containing protein, translating into MQQSSQVPVKLSPVYGIIIAVICMALTVIFYVTNQYGTLWTGFCTSLVFFLGVMLSIVHYNGRHHNQTSMKSAFAMGFRTTLLATFLVAVFSLVFHFLVVSGDGHYMVQQENGAGTTVVSNENTEQQKFWIMFLGNVLFANIAMGALAAVLAALVFKANQKTTRNRPEQNV; encoded by the coding sequence ATGCAACAGTCATCGCAAGTTCCTGTGAAATTGTCCCCTGTTTACGGTATTATTATCGCGGTCATCTGTATGGCGCTGACAGTTATTTTTTATGTCACCAATCAGTACGGCACGCTATGGACCGGCTTCTGCACGAGCCTGGTGTTTTTCCTGGGCGTGATGTTGTCCATCGTGCATTATAATGGCCGGCATCATAACCAGACATCGATGAAGTCGGCATTTGCCATGGGGTTTCGGACCACGCTGCTGGCCACCTTCCTGGTAGCGGTGTTTTCGCTGGTATTTCATTTCCTGGTGGTCAGCGGAGATGGGCACTATATGGTGCAGCAGGAAAACGGCGCTGGCACCACCGTAGTCAGCAACGAAAATACGGAACAACAGAAGTTCTGGATCATGTTCCTGGGCAACGTGCTCTTTGCCAACATCGCGATGGGCGCATTGGCGGCGGTACTGGCGGCACTTGTTTTTAAAGCCAATCAGAAGACCACGCGGAACAGACCGGAGCAAAACGTATAA